Within bacterium, the genomic segment CGATGCTTTTGAGTGCCGCATCGACCACCGCCAACGGCATGATGATCTTCCGCCGTGATGCCAACCTGGAGATCAATCCCATCGTCAATGGCAATGTCGACCGCACCGTTGTGGTGGCGTCGACTGCGGCGACCCAGCCGGCTCCCACCAAGGGCAGTGTGGTCAAGATCGTTCTGCGCACGGATGCGACCAAGGCTTATTTCGATTATTATATCAATGGCACGCTCGATGGCACCCTGAGCTATTTGCGCGCCAGTTACGCGGCCATTCCCGCCACCTATTATGCGGGGGTCTGCCTCTACGGCAATATGAACAACAATATTGATGATTTCACCGTCTGGGGTCAGAGCCTCACGGTTACCTCCCCCAACGGCGGCGAATCCTGGCTAGCCGGCTCTTCGCACGCGATCACCTGGACCGCGAGCGGTTTCAGCAGCAATGTCGCCATCGATTACTCCCTGGATGGCGGCGCGACCTGGACGGTGATCAGCGCTTCAGCGGCCAACACCGGTTCCTACACCTGGACCCTGCCCGGAACCGCTTCGACTGCGGCCAGGGTGCGCGTTCGCGATGCCACCGACAGCAATCCGCTGGATGCCAGCGATGCCAATTTTACGATCACGCCGCAGACCGAAACGCTGACCGTGCTCGTGCCCAACGGTGGGGAGAACTGGGAAGTCAATGCGCCGCGGACGATCACCTGGAGCTCCACCGGCGCGATCGCCAATGTGCGACTCTTTTATTCGGCAGACAATGGCGCCAACTGGAGCATGATCGTGGCGAGCACGCCCAATGACGGCTCCTATACCTGGACCACACCGGGCGTGACCACGACTCGTGGCCTCATCCGGATCACCGATGCCACGGATGGCCTGCCGGTCGACGAGAGCAATGCTACGTTTTCCATCCTGACTCTGGCGACGCTGTATGTCCGGGACACCAGCGGACAGCCGGGTTCGACCGGGAATCTGGTCTCGGTCTGTCTGGACAATATCACCCCCATCCGCGGGCTTTCGTTCAAGCTGATCGATTCTCCGGCTTTTCTGACGGCGATGAATGTCCTGCCGATGGGGCGTGCGGCCGATTTTACCGTCACCAAAGCGGATAACGGCGCTTCGGTGACGATCATGATGGTGAGCATTGCCGCCAACTCGATTCCGACGGGCAGCGGCCCCATCTGCCAGATCTCCTACGATGTCTCGGGTTCGGCCCCCCTCGGTGAATTCTCGAGCCTTGATTTTTCCAGCGTTGTGGTGAGTGATGACAGCAGCCGCGCCGTTCTGCCGGACCTGCTGCCGGGCAAATTCTGGTTCGTGAAGATGGGCGATCTCGATAACAGCGGCGCAGTCGATCTTCTCGACCTCAACCGCGCGGCCGATCTCGTACTCGGCAGACCTCCGGCCATCACCGAGAACGAGATGATGGGCGGCGATCTGGATCACGACGGTGATGTCGATCTCTATGACTTCATGACCCTTTGGGAACTCGTTTACTAAGCACTGGGGTGGGCGATGACGCGCATTGCCTGCCTCCGCCGGTTGCGCATCTATTCGAACGTGGGAATTGCATATGAAAAGATGGCATCTTTTACTGGTGACAACCCTGTTGTGTACGGTTCCACGGATTATGGCTCAGACCACCTACACCGACAATTTCAACCGTGCCAACCTGGGATCCGACTGGCTTGTTGATGCGAGCTGGTACCAGATCGTCTCGGGCACCCTCGATAACACGCTTACGGTCGCGAGCTGGGACTATTACGCCATCTATCTGGCCCTCTATAATCCGACCGAGATCTCCTGGACGTGGGCGCCCGGCAGTGACCTGGAGGGCGCCAACTCAGGGGGCGCGATTATCCGCTATGACCTGGCCTCAAAAAGCGGCTATTTCATCCTGCGCCGATATGGCGACCTGACGCTTCATCCCATTGTCAACGGGATCATCCAGCGCAACGCCACCACCATCGCCAGCGTTTCCCCCGCGCAAGCCTATCCCAAGGCGGGGGATGTGATGAAGATTGTGGCTACCACCGATGCTGGCGGCCACCACTTCAAGCTCTACATCAACAACAAGCTTGATGGCACCTTGACCGATGCCGCCAAGCTCTATGGCAACGGCACCACACTCTACGGCGGCATTGCCCTCTACGGCCAGCGCAACAACAACATCGACGACTTTACCGTCAAGGGGACGGCGCCGCTCACCCCGATCGAGACCATCGCGGTAACCTCACCCAACGGCGGTGAAATCTGGTACACCGGCTCCAGCCATGCGATCACCTGGAACTCGGCTAACCTCACCAACAACGTCAAGATCGAGCTTTCGACCAACGGCGGCACCTCGTACAGCCTCCTGGCGACAGTGGCCAACACCGGAACCTACACCTGGACGCTCCCCGGAACGACCTCGACCACCTGCCGCATCCGCGTTTCTGATGCCACCGACAGTGCGCCGCTCGATATCAGCGATGCCAATTTCACCATCGCCACACCGCCGGATACCCTGACCGTGACCGCACCCAATGGCGGCGAGGACCTCTACTCCGGAACGATCTATGCCATCCGTTGGACCTCAACCCTGAGCGGCGGTAATGTCAGGATTGAATACTCTACCAACGGCGGCAGTACCTTCACGACGATCATTGCTTCGACCCCCAACTCCGGTACCTACAACTGGAGTGTGCCGGCGGTGAACTCGGCCACCTGCCGTGTCCGCATTTCAGAGGTCACCACGGGTGTGCCGACCGATATGAGCAATGCCAATTTCACGCTGCACATCACCCCACCCGACCTGGCGATCATCCGCCCGAACGGCGGGGATACCTGGCTTTTCGGAGCTGCTCAGGAGATCCAGTGGACGGGCCCGGATTCCACCACCATGCCGTTTGTCAACCTCTATTACTCGATCGATAATGGAACCAACTGGGAGAGCATCGTCGCCGGCACCAAAAATGACGGCGCCTATATCTGGACGGTACCGAACAGGTTGACGACCCAAGCGCTGATCCGGGTCGAGGATGCCTCCGACATAACCAAGCAGGACCAGAGCAACGCCGTATTCACCATCACCTCACTGGTGCTGCTGCAGGTAAAGGATAGCAGCGGCCAGCCGGGGTCGACAGGCAACAAGGTTGCGATTCACCTGAACAATCAGACCAATATCCGCGGTCTTTCCTTCCGCGTGAATGATTCACCGAATATGCTCACGGCCATGAATGTCACGCCAGCTGGCCGCGCCCTCAATTTCTCGGTCACCAAGGTGGATAATGGCACCAATGTCATCATCTATCTGGTCTCGATGGCCGGCAGCCTGATCACGGTCGGCAGCGGTCCGATCGTCACCATCAGTTATGACGTCTCCGGCAGCGCCCCGGTGGGCGACCACGCCGATCTGATCCTTTCGGAGGTGACCGTCGCCGATGCCAACAGCCTGCCCGTTGAACCGGCGCTGCTCGACGGCAAGTTCTACTTTGTGGTCAAGGGTGATATCAATCAGGACGGGAGCGTCACCGGACTGGATCTCGATCGCGCTGTTCAGCTTCTGCTCAAAACCGGCGATCCGATGACCCCCGGTGAATTGCTCAGCGGCGACATGGATGCCGATGGGGATTTCGATCTGCTCGATTTTCTAACCATCTGGGAAGTGATTTATTGATGGCCCGGGCCGATCGGATTTGGGAGGTAAAGGAATAGGAATGAAAGCAGAAATGAGACTGGGGGTGGGATTGCTGCTCTGTCTCACCCCGCTCACGTTTGGCGCGGAGGTGGTGCTGCAGCTGGGCACGGGCAGCGGCAAAGTCGGAACGCAGCACAACGTGGTCCAGGTCACTATGGCCAATGACACCACTGTGATTGCGCTGCAGCTGGAGGTCGCCGATGTGCCTGATTTCATCCGACCGGACTCGGTCTGGACGACCGAGCGCACCAGCGGATTCACGGTGGCTTGGAAAGAGGATTCGCTGAGCATCCTGCACATTCTGCTACTCAGCATGGATGCCACTTCCTCCATTGCCCGGGGGAGCGGTGCAGTGCTCAACATCAGCTATACGGTTCAGCCGGGTGCGGACCAATTCAAGGATCTCGATCTGGTATTTTTTACCACGCCCAAAGTGGTGGCCCCAGGCTCGGTAAAGATCCCGGCTGTGGGGCTGTCTGGGAAATTCATGGTCGGCAACACCGCGGTCGGCGAGCATAGCGGCCAGCAACCAGGGCGTTTCCTCCTGGCGCAAAATTTCCCCAATCCCTTCAATCCAGAGACCCGGGTTGCTTTTCAGTTGCCGGAACGGCAGCAAGCCAGGCTTGAGATTTACAATCTCCTGGGACAGCGGATCCGGACGCTGGTCGAGGGCGAACTAGCGGCAGGCGGGCATGCGGCAACATGGGATGGGTTGACGGAGCAGGGTGAACCGGCTGCCGGCGGGATCTATCTCTACCGCCTTCAGGCCGGTCCCTATCATGACTGCAAACGGATGGTCTTGATGCGCTGAGCGGATCGAATCAAGGCGCGTTCACGGGTTTCTTCACGGGTTGACGGCGTGAGGGAACGCGCCGCTACTGTGAGCCGCGGGAAGTCTCCCGCGGCCTTTTTTTTTGCGATGGGGTTGCTCATTTCTTTTTAAGGATGGTATTCCAGCCGTTGCTGCTCCCCAGGTTGGGACGATAGAGCCGGCTGACCTGGCTGGCCTGTTCCGTGACATAAAAGGCCTCGGGAGAGACCTTTTTCACCAGAGTGAGCACATCTTCCAACTCCTTGCGCGGGAAGACCACAACCAGCATGCTGACGACGCCATTGAGTCCTTCGCCGAGGAAAGTGGTCACAGCATAGCCAGCTGCGCGCAGGATTTCCGCGATCTGGGCGCCGCGCTCCGCGCTGATCACCCGCAGTACCGTGTTGCCAAAGGCGATGCGCCGCTCCAGCAGAATGCCGACGACGTTGCCGGTGGAAAAACCGAGGGCATAAAAAATGATCAGGGCTGGTTCCCGGGCGACCTCCTGCAGCACCTTGGCTACTACCAGCAGCCAGACACTGACTTCCACAAAGCCCAGGGCGAAGGCGATCCGCGTGCGGCCGTGGACGATGCTGATGGTACGGACGGTACCCAGGGTAACATCGGTAACGCGGGCGAAAAAGACGATCAGGCCGGTGACAAAAGTGGTCAGGTCCACGTGCAGTCATCCTTTAGTTGTCCTCAGCCGCAGATCGGGCGGAGGGCCGCCGCGCCGGTTCTGCGCCGGAAGGAGGGTGAATCGCTATTTTTTCGGCCAGGGGATCTCTTTATAGCGGTCGCCGGTGGCGTTGACAATGGTGCGATACCAGGCCTCCGGATATAGGGGATGCTGCACGCCGCCATGTTCATCCCGCAGGTTGCCATCGAGAAACTTCCAGATCAGGAATTCTCCGAGTTTTTTCCAACGGGCTACGGTCTCATCCCCGGAGCGGCATGAAAAGTCGGTCAGATAGTCCCGCGCTTGCTGCGCGGAGCTTTTATAAAGGGCCAGGGCCGCTGCATCGATTTGTGGGACCGCAGCCGAAAACTGGCCCTCGAGTTCACGCTGAACCTTCTGAACCTCAACGATCATATCGCTGTAGCGAGAGTAGGTATAATTGGCGACAAAATTGAAGACCCAGAAGGCCGAGTTCCAGGAAAAGGCGGCGAAGGAGCCGGCGCCGGTGCCATAGTTGGCCGGCACGCGATTGATACCGCAGTACATCGGCACATAGACCGTGCAATAGGTATCATCGACGCCGAACCAGAGGATGCCGCCGATGGGATCGGGCAAGTTGGCGCGAGACTGAGCGACAAATGAAAAGCCGGTCTGCTGGGTCGAGATGGCGCGTTCATGGAAGTAATTGGTGCTGTCGACCTGCCATTCCATCGGCCGCCAGCGGTAAGGGAGTTTGTAGGGCCCGGCCCCGACGTCGAGGGTCATGTCGAGGGGCGTCCCCTCGTAATGGTCGCGCATCAGTTCCATCACATCGCGGACGCTCAGTTTATGGTCCGGCTTGATCCAGAGCGGTAGGGGTTCGCTGCCCGGTACGCCGCAGGCATAGTCGCTCGGGAGGTTGAGAGAGGGGGCGGCGCGGCGGAAGCCGCTCCAGACACGGGCTTCGCAAAAACGCTGGGCGCTAAAATCGAGGGGAGCGTAGGCATCGGCGAAGCTGAACTCGCGGTCGGGCCCGGAGAAATAGCCCTTCTGGCGGGCGAACGGGATGAGATCCCGGGCATAGAGGCAATTCTGGGGATCATTGAGGGGAAACTGGCGGATGCGTGCTTGGTTGGCGTGGCCGCAGATATAGCCGTCGGGCACACGCCGCGCGACCCAGAGGGCCCCGGTATGGCCTTCGCCCTTGCCGATCATCTCCATGATCCAGGCCTCGCGGGGGTCGGAGATGGAGAAGGACTCGCCCTCGCTGCAGTAACCGTATTCTTCGGCGAGGCTGGTCATCACCTTGATCGCTTCGCGGGCGGTTTTGGCGCGCTGCAAGGCGAGGTACATCAGACTGCCATAATCGACACGGCCCTTGGGATCGTGCAGCTCGGCGCGGCCCCCAAAGGTGGTCTCGCCGAGGGCGAGCTGGTGCTCGTTCATATTGCCCACGACGGCATAGGTTTCGGCTACCTGTTTGATCTGGCCGAGATAGGTGCCGCTGTCCCAGTCGTAGACGGGGATCAGTGTGCCTGCGATATGTTTGCCGGCGGGAAGATAGAGCAGCTCGCCATAAAGGGTGTGGGAATCCGCCGAATAGGTAATCATCGTAGAGCTGTCCACAGCAGCGCCGCGGGTGATGAGGAAATTGGTGCAGGCCGCTGCGGTTGCGATGTGAAGCGCCAGGGCAGTGCCGATCAGGAGCAGGAAACGTTTCATTTAACCTCCGGTCCGGGTAAAGGGGTATGCAAGGGGATGGGTATGGCAAGACGAACGATTAAAAGCCTTCTTTGATGGTTTCACCGATGATCTGGATTCCGTGCTGGATCTCCGCTTCCGTGGACATAGTATAGTTGAGGCGCATGGTCTCCAGGCCGTCTCCGTCACAGGGGAAGAAGAATTTGCCGGGCACAAAGGCGGCCTTACGGTCGATGCACTTCCAGTAGAGTTTTTCGGTATCGGTGCCCTGGGGGCCTTCCGCCCAGATGAACATGCCGCCTTCTGGCCGGGAGTAGTGCCAGGTCTCGGGGAAGAAGCGGTCGAGGGCGGCGAGCATCGCCTCCTGCTTGGGTTTATAGAGGCTGATGATCTTGGGGATCTGTTGATCGAGGTAGCCCCCGAGCAGGTACTCGGCCGCCATAGCTTGATTGAGGGTGCTGGTGTTGAGATCGACACCCTGTTTGGCGAGCACCAGCCAGCGCCGTACCGGTTCGGGCGCGACGCACACGCCAAGGCGGAGCCCCGGTGCGAAGACCTTGGAGAGGGTAGTCGTATAGATGGTTCGCTCGGGGATGAGGGAATGGAGGGTCGGCAAGGCTTCGCCGCGATAGCGGAGATCGCTGTAGGGATCATCCTCGCAGAGCAGGACGTCATAGCGGGTTATCAGCTCGGCGATCTGGTGACGCCGGGCTAGACCGAGACAGCGGCCCGTAGGGTTCTGAAAGGTCGGCACCAGGTAGACCAATTTGACCGTTCCCGAAGCAAGGATTTTTTCCAGGGCCTCGGGGAGGATCCCCTCGTCATCCATTTCAGCGCACTGGTAGCGGGGGCCATAGGGATTGAAGGCGGAGAGGGCGCCCAGATAGGTGGGGGCCTCGACGGCGACGATATCGCCCGGGGTGATCAGCACCTTGCCGAGGGCGTCGAGGAGCCCCTGCGAGCCGCTGGTGATGCAAATGCCGCCGGCAGTAGTCTGGATACCCTTCTTGGCCAGGTAGGGGACCAGGGCTTCGCGCAGGGGGATGAAACCTTCGGTCATGTCATACTGCAGGGCGCGGGTGCCATATTTTTCCAAAACTCGGTTGGCCAGGATGCGGATAACCTCGAAGGGATAACTCTCCGGCGCCGGATAGCCGCCGGCGAGCGAGATCATGCCGGGTTGGCTGACGACTTTGAGGATTTCGCGAATGATATTGGCACCCATGTTCCGGGTTCTATCAGCAAACAGCGTTTCAAAGTTCATGACAGCATCTCCTCATCCGATAATGAACATCTTGGGATACCAGCAGCGGGATTGGATTGCAGTGCAGAGAGGAAGGAGACCAGGTGGCACGGGATAGACTCAAGAAAAAAGCGCGGCATGACGCGGGTCCTTATTTTGGCCTTTGAACATAGGGAAAAAATCGCTGATTATCAAGCAAAAACGGCGGCGATTCGGGGCGCGCGGATTAGTTCTTTGTTTGCTGCTCAATTTTTACTACATTACTCTGATTCGATCCGATGAAGGGCCATGAACTCTCGAACCATACATTGGGCTGCCGCAGGCGGGGTGCTCTTGCTGGCGATTGTTTTGCTGACGCCGCCCGCCGCATTGCGCCTCGATCATCGCGCCATGCATTCGTGGAAACTCTATGATGACCAGGGCGGCCTGCTGCGGGAGGTGCTATCCGATGAAGAGGGACGAAGCACCTGGATCCCGCTGCAGCAAATGGGGCCGGATCTCCCCGCGGCGGTTATTGCGGTGGAGGACAAACGGTTTTATCACCATCCCGGGATCGATCCTCTGGCCATTCTGCGAGCCGCCTGGCTGAATACGCGCCGGCGGGAGGTGCTTTCGGGGGGATCGACGCTGACGATGCAGCTGGCGCGTCAGATCTATCACCTACCGAGGCAGTGGTATGCCAAACCCCTTGAAGCCCTCTTCGCTTTGCGCCTCGAGATCTGGCTGAGCAAGGCGGAGATTCTGGAGCAGTATCTCAACCGGGCGCCCTTCGGCAACCAGCTTTTCGGTGTGGAGGCGGCCAGCCGCACCTATTTTCAGCGGCCGGCTCGGCTGCTCTCCCTGGCCGAGGCGGCCTTCCTGGCGGGACTGCCGCAATCGCCGGCCCGATTCAATCCCTATACCCATCTGGAACGGGCGCGCCGGCGCCAGGCTGTCGTTCTTGCCGCGCTGCTGCGGCAAGGGAGCATTAACCGGGAGCGGCTGCGCAGCGCCCTCGAGCAGCCGTTG encodes:
- a CDS encoding PLP-dependent aminotransferase family protein; the encoded protein is MNFETLFADRTRNMGANIIREILKVVSQPGMISLAGGYPAPESYPFEVIRILANRVLEKYGTRALQYDMTEGFIPLREALVPYLAKKGIQTTAGGICITSGSQGLLDALGKVLITPGDIVAVEAPTYLGALSAFNPYGPRYQCAEMDDEGILPEALEKILASGTVKLVYLVPTFQNPTGRCLGLARRHQIAELITRYDVLLCEDDPYSDLRYRGEALPTLHSLIPERTIYTTTLSKVFAPGLRLGVCVAPEPVRRWLVLAKQGVDLNTSTLNQAMAAEYLLGGYLDQQIPKIISLYKPKQEAMLAALDRFFPETWHYSRPEGGMFIWAEGPQGTDTEKLYWKCIDRKAAFVPGKFFFPCDGDGLETMRLNYTMSTEAEIQHGIQIIGETIKEGF
- a CDS encoding dockerin type I domain-containing protein — its product is MKRWHLLLVTTLLCTVPRIMAQTTYTDNFNRANLGSDWLVDASWYQIVSGTLDNTLTVASWDYYAIYLALYNPTEISWTWAPGSDLEGANSGGAIIRYDLASKSGYFILRRYGDLTLHPIVNGIIQRNATTIASVSPAQAYPKAGDVMKIVATTDAGGHHFKLYINNKLDGTLTDAAKLYGNGTTLYGGIALYGQRNNNIDDFTVKGTAPLTPIETIAVTSPNGGEIWYTGSSHAITWNSANLTNNVKIELSTNGGTSYSLLATVANTGTYTWTLPGTTSTTCRIRVSDATDSAPLDISDANFTIATPPDTLTVTAPNGGEDLYSGTIYAIRWTSTLSGGNVRIEYSTNGGSTFTTIIASTPNSGTYNWSVPAVNSATCRVRISEVTTGVPTDMSNANFTLHITPPDLAIIRPNGGDTWLFGAAQEIQWTGPDSTTMPFVNLYYSIDNGTNWESIVAGTKNDGAYIWTVPNRLTTQALIRVEDASDITKQDQSNAVFTITSLVLLQVKDSSGQPGSTGNKVAIHLNNQTNIRGLSFRVNDSPNMLTAMNVTPAGRALNFSVTKVDNGTNVIIYLVSMAGSLITVGSGPIVTISYDVSGSAPVGDHADLILSEVTVADANSLPVEPALLDGKFYFVVKGDINQDGSVTGLDLDRAVQLLLKTGDPMTPGELLSGDMDADGDFDLLDFLTIWEVIY
- a CDS encoding C69 family dipeptidase gives rise to the protein MKRFLLLIGTALALHIATAAACTNFLITRGAAVDSSTMITYSADSHTLYGELLYLPAGKHIAGTLIPVYDWDSGTYLGQIKQVAETYAVVGNMNEHQLALGETTFGGRAELHDPKGRVDYGSLMYLALQRAKTAREAIKVMTSLAEEYGYCSEGESFSISDPREAWIMEMIGKGEGHTGALWVARRVPDGYICGHANQARIRQFPLNDPQNCLYARDLIPFARQKGYFSGPDREFSFADAYAPLDFSAQRFCEARVWSGFRRAAPSLNLPSDYACGVPGSEPLPLWIKPDHKLSVRDVMELMRDHYEGTPLDMTLDVGAGPYKLPYRWRPMEWQVDSTNYFHERAISTQQTGFSFVAQSRANLPDPIGGILWFGVDDTYCTVYVPMYCGINRVPANYGTGAGSFAAFSWNSAFWVFNFVANYTYSRYSDMIVEVQKVQRELEGQFSAAVPQIDAAALALYKSSAQQARDYLTDFSCRSGDETVARWKKLGEFLIWKFLDGNLRDEHGGVQHPLYPEAWYRTIVNATGDRYKEIPWPKK
- a CDS encoding DUF5698 domain-containing protein — its product is MDLTTFVTGLIVFFARVTDVTLGTVRTISIVHGRTRIAFALGFVEVSVWLLVVAKVLQEVAREPALIIFYALGFSTGNVVGILLERRIAFGNTVLRVISAERGAQIAEILRAAGYAVTTFLGEGLNGVVSMLVVVFPRKELEDVLTLVKKVSPEAFYVTEQASQVSRLYRPNLGSSNGWNTILKKK
- a CDS encoding FlgD immunoglobulin-like domain containing protein — protein: MKAEMRLGVGLLLCLTPLTFGAEVVLQLGTGSGKVGTQHNVVQVTMANDTTVIALQLEVADVPDFIRPDSVWTTERTSGFTVAWKEDSLSILHILLLSMDATSSIARGSGAVLNISYTVQPGADQFKDLDLVFFTTPKVVAPGSVKIPAVGLSGKFMVGNTAVGEHSGQQPGRFLLAQNFPNPFNPETRVAFQLPERQQARLEIYNLLGQRIRTLVEGELAAGGHAATWDGLTEQGEPAAGGIYLYRLQAGPYHDCKRMVLMR